In a single window of the Aminomonas paucivorans DSM 12260 genome:
- the nadE gene encoding NAD(+) synthase, whose protein sequence is MTDIPVRNPEGLASFLESWLTERAREAGARGGIVGLSGGVDSAVVAALLRRCFGRDRMLAVLLPCHSQPVDAEHAMLVARALDLPTRTVDLGPTHDALLASLEAASPEPLSPLSRANLKPRLRMTALYALAQTLGYLVCGTGNRAELAYGYFTKHGDSGVDLLPLGNLLKHEVWELARHLGIPPEVVDKPPTAGLWPGQTDEGEMGLSYREIDTYLSGGDVTQAVRERIEKALLSSEHKRSMPPVAIPGA, encoded by the coding sequence ATGACGGACATCCCGGTTCGCAACCCCGAGGGTTTGGCATCGTTCCTGGAATCCTGGTTGACGGAACGGGCCCGGGAAGCGGGAGCCCGAGGGGGCATCGTGGGCCTGAGCGGGGGAGTGGACTCCGCGGTGGTGGCGGCGCTGCTTCGGCGCTGTTTCGGCAGGGACCGCATGTTGGCGGTGCTTCTGCCCTGCCACAGCCAGCCTGTGGACGCGGAACACGCCATGCTTGTGGCCCGGGCCCTGGACCTGCCCACCCGCACGGTGGACCTGGGACCGACTCACGACGCCCTCCTGGCGAGCCTGGAGGCCGCTTCCCCGGAGCCCCTGAGCCCCCTGTCCCGGGCCAACCTGAAACCTCGACTGCGCATGACTGCCCTCTACGCCCTGGCCCAGACCCTGGGCTACTTGGTGTGCGGCACAGGGAACCGGGCGGAGCTGGCCTACGGGTACTTCACGAAACACGGGGATTCGGGGGTAGACCTTCTGCCCCTGGGCAACCTCCTGAAGCACGAGGTCTGGGAACTGGCCCGCCACCTGGGGATCCCCCCGGAGGTGGTGGATAAGCCCCCCACGGCGGGGCTCTGGCCGGGGCAGACCGACGAGGGGGAGATGGGGCTTTCCTACCGGGAAATCGACACCTACCTCTCCGGAGGAGACGTCACCCAAGCGGTGCGGGAGCGCATCGAAAAGGCCCTCCTCTCCTCGGAACACAAGCGCTCCATGCCCCCCGTCGCCATCCCCGGAGCCTGA
- a CDS encoding carbon-nitrogen family hydrolase — translation MKTLRVALLQLDVAWGNPQANRAKVRRALDGLAPCDLAILPELWSGSYDNPRMEALAEESPACLEEVATWCRDTGSWALAGTLPWRTPEGLANRAFLLDEAGGVRGTYDKVHLFPLLAEPEHFIPGKAPLLASLRGVRFAAAVCYDIRFPEFLRRMALEGAEVIGVCAEWPLSRIDAWRTLLRARAMENQLFVVGVNRAGWGGTDLYGGHSLVVAPDGTVLYEAGEEEEIGTADLELSLVPRTRKALPAFRDRRPDLYGFLGENREREDTSVAPGEEETEIC, via the coding sequence GTGAAGACCCTGCGGGTGGCGCTGCTCCAGCTGGACGTCGCGTGGGGGAACCCTCAGGCCAACCGCGCGAAGGTCCGCCGAGCCCTGGACGGGCTGGCTCCCTGCGATCTGGCGATCCTGCCGGAGCTGTGGTCCGGTTCCTACGACAACCCCCGCATGGAGGCCCTGGCGGAGGAAAGCCCCGCCTGCCTGGAGGAGGTGGCGACCTGGTGCCGGGACACCGGGTCCTGGGCTCTGGCGGGTACTCTGCCCTGGCGAACTCCCGAGGGACTGGCCAACCGGGCCTTCCTCCTGGACGAGGCGGGGGGAGTGCGGGGCACCTACGACAAGGTCCACCTCTTCCCCCTCCTCGCGGAGCCGGAGCACTTCATCCCGGGAAAGGCCCCCCTCCTCGCTTCCCTTCGAGGGGTACGCTTCGCCGCGGCGGTCTGTTACGACATCCGTTTCCCCGAGTTTCTGCGCCGCATGGCTCTTGAGGGAGCGGAGGTGATCGGAGTCTGCGCCGAATGGCCCCTCTCCCGGATCGACGCCTGGAGAACCCTGCTTCGGGCCCGGGCCATGGAGAACCAACTTTTCGTGGTGGGGGTCAACCGGGCGGGCTGGGGAGGAACAGACCTATACGGAGGCCACTCCCTGGTGGTGGCTCCCGACGGGACGGTGCTCTACGAGGCGGGGGAGGAGGAGGAGATCGGGACGGCCGACCTGGAACTCTCCCTGGTGCCCCGAACCCGCAAGGCTCTCCCGGCGTTCCGGGATCGCCGACCGGACCTGTACGGTTTCTTAGGAGAAAACCGGGAAAGGGAGGACACCTCCGTCGCTCCAGGGGAGGAGGAAACGGAGATATGCTAA
- a CDS encoding M20/M25/M40 family metallo-hydrolase: protein MDRFDKLRATTLELCRIPSPSAAGDGENRVMDDLERRLSGALSRKPGCCSLFRYPLPRDPYGRSHVAALWRCPSGTKDTVILMGHVDVVEAEGYGPLTPWAYDPEELTRRMASADLPEEARRDLRSGRFLFGRGTMDMKAGIALHLDLFEEALENPERFGVNLLFCPVVDEENDSAGMRGAIPFLTDLARNERLRYLACLNAEPCDLGSEGPVRPLYVGTIGKIMPLALLQGREAHVGEVALGINAALLASSLVEALDGDPQTCERTPDGVFSPAICMGLEIRRRAYSVTVPARAAVYFNLLTVTRTPAEVLDLFRDRASSALATALEKRQRDLTACGLLPQDAPTPRGQVLEAGDLLEQARRKGFDPEGVLARLDPHLDAREKSLRILEAALDAVGVQGPLAVLGFLPPYYPQRLNQNRTEGEKHLREVAQDLVGHAQRTHGETLEIREVFGGITDLSFLGFQGRKEDLEALARNLPGWGTLYDLDRERLLELDVPILNVGTAGKDAHKWTERLDTEYSFRVTPDLLRFVVDRLAEQGRP, encoded by the coding sequence ATGGATCGTTTCGACAAACTGCGGGCGACCACGTTGGAGCTGTGCCGCATTCCCAGCCCTTCCGCCGCGGGAGACGGCGAGAATCGGGTCATGGACGACCTGGAAAGGCGCCTGTCGGGAGCCCTGTCCCGCAAACCCGGGTGCTGCTCCCTGTTCCGCTACCCTCTGCCCCGGGACCCCTACGGGCGAAGCCACGTGGCGGCCCTCTGGAGGTGTCCTTCCGGAACGAAGGACACGGTGATCCTCATGGGGCACGTGGACGTGGTGGAGGCGGAGGGGTACGGCCCCCTGACCCCCTGGGCCTACGACCCCGAGGAACTGACCCGAAGGATGGCCTCTGCGGACCTGCCGGAGGAGGCCCGGCGGGACCTCCGTTCCGGACGCTTCCTCTTCGGGCGGGGCACCATGGACATGAAGGCGGGCATCGCCCTCCACCTGGACCTCTTCGAAGAGGCCCTGGAGAATCCGGAACGCTTCGGGGTGAACCTCCTCTTCTGCCCGGTGGTGGACGAGGAGAACGATTCGGCGGGCATGAGGGGCGCCATTCCCTTCCTGACGGACCTGGCCCGGAACGAGCGGCTGCGCTACCTGGCCTGTCTGAACGCGGAACCCTGCGATCTGGGGTCCGAAGGACCGGTCCGTCCCCTCTACGTGGGCACCATCGGCAAGATCATGCCCCTGGCCCTTCTGCAGGGTCGGGAGGCCCACGTGGGGGAGGTCGCCCTGGGAATCAACGCGGCCCTCCTGGCCTCCTCCCTGGTGGAGGCCCTGGACGGGGACCCCCAGACCTGCGAGCGGACCCCCGACGGGGTCTTCTCCCCGGCCATCTGCATGGGCCTGGAGATACGCCGTCGCGCCTATTCCGTGACGGTACCCGCCCGGGCGGCGGTCTACTTCAACCTCCTTACGGTAACCCGAACCCCCGCAGAGGTGCTGGATCTGTTCCGGGACCGGGCTTCGTCCGCCCTGGCGACGGCGCTGGAGAAACGACAGCGGGACCTGACGGCCTGCGGTCTGCTGCCCCAGGACGCCCCCACTCCGAGAGGGCAGGTTCTGGAGGCGGGAGACCTGCTGGAACAGGCCCGAAGAAAGGGGTTCGACCCGGAAGGGGTTCTGGCCCGCCTGGATCCCCACTTGGATGCGCGGGAAAAGTCCCTCCGCATCCTGGAAGCCGCCCTGGACGCGGTGGGGGTCCAGGGTCCCCTGGCGGTCCTGGGTTTTCTCCCCCCGTACTACCCCCAGCGGCTGAACCAAAACCGAACGGAAGGGGAGAAACACCTTCGGGAGGTGGCCCAGGACCTGGTGGGACACGCACAAAGGACCCACGGGGAGACCCTGGAGATCCGGGAGGTCTTCGGGGGGATCACGGACCTGAGCTTTTTGGGTTTCCAGGGCAGGAAAGAGGACCTGGAGGCCCTGGCGCGCAACCTGCCCGGCTGGGGAACGCTTTACGATCTGGACAGGGAACGGCTCCTGGAGCTGGACGTACCCATCCTCAACGTGGGAACCGCCGGCAAGGACGCCCACAAGTGGACGGAACGCCTGGACACGGAGTATTCCTTCCGGGTCACCCCGGACCTGCTGCGTTTCGTGGTGGACCGGCTGGCGGAGCAGGGAAGGCCGTGA
- a CDS encoding YebC/PmpR family DNA-binding transcriptional regulator codes for MSGHSKWANIKHRKAAQDAKKGAAYQRLTKAVIAAAKAGGGDPNANFRLKVAIDRAREGNVPMDNIERAIKKGSGEIEGAIYDEVTYEGYGPAGVAIMVETLTDNRNRTAPEMRSLFTKSGGAIGEAGCVAWNFERRGVIRVEGKGIDEEALLGVAAEAGADDLQGDDEGFDVYCDPSSLSEVGIALKGAGYPVESMEISMVPKNTVSITRKDEASKLLTMVERFEEHDDVQNVYANFDIPDEILEELGD; via the coding sequence GTGTCCGGACATTCCAAATGGGCAAACATCAAGCACCGCAAGGCGGCTCAGGACGCCAAGAAGGGTGCGGCCTACCAGCGTCTGACCAAGGCGGTCATCGCCGCTGCCAAGGCGGGAGGGGGGGACCCCAACGCCAACTTCCGGCTGAAGGTCGCCATCGACCGGGCCCGGGAGGGCAACGTGCCCATGGACAACATCGAGCGGGCCATCAAGAAGGGTTCCGGGGAAATCGAAGGGGCCATCTACGACGAAGTGACCTACGAAGGTTACGGCCCCGCCGGGGTGGCCATCATGGTGGAGACCCTGACGGACAACCGGAACCGCACCGCCCCGGAAATGCGCTCCCTCTTCACCAAGAGCGGCGGGGCCATCGGGGAAGCGGGGTGCGTGGCGTGGAACTTCGAACGCCGCGGGGTCATCCGGGTGGAGGGCAAGGGCATCGACGAGGAGGCCCTCCTGGGCGTGGCCGCCGAGGCAGGAGCCGACGACCTCCAGGGGGACGACGAAGGATTCGACGTGTACTGCGACCCCTCTTCCCTTTCCGAAGTGGGCATCGCCCTGAAGGGAGCGGGGTACCCCGTGGAATCCATGGAGATCTCCATGGTTCCCAAGAACACCGTCTCCATCACCCGAAAGGACGAAGCCTCGAAGCTCCTCACCATGGTGGAGCGCTTCGAGGAACACGACGACGTGCAGAACGTCTACGCCAACTTCGACATCCCCGACGAGATCCTGGAGGAACTCGGTGACTGA